GCCTACTGGCTCATATACGCTAAGTTTAGGGAACCACTGACCTGCCATAACGAAATTATCTGCTGTTCCCATGCGGGCAAAAATTTTCGGTAGCTTGACCTCAAATCGGGTGTGAAGCGTGATGCTTTCACCGCCTTTAACGGGTTTGGGCAGCCGTACCTTAATGAGGCTAGTATCTTTCATGTTTCCGTCATCCGGTTGCACATACTGCATCCGATGTAAGAGAGAAAGCCCATCCTCTGTTTTCATTTCTGTAATATGCATGGAACCGTAACCGTTCGTGGGCATGACATCACCTCGAAGTTTCCCTCCGGATTCTTTCATAAAAGTGGTGTCGGCAGAAGAGAAGGCATTGGGATACATGTGAAAATAAAGCTCGCTGACGGTTTTCTTACCTGGATGTGTCCAGGTGATCGTCTGAGTCCCTTGCAGTACATTCCCGTCTACCAGCTTCACATCCATGTGATATTCCACTACGCGGTTGCTGAACACTTCAGCGGTAGGTGTCTGTATACTTTCCGGAGATGTTTGGGTTTTGACGGGTGCCGTAGGCTTGCCCGATTCCGGGGCGAGCGCAGGCAAGTCAGATTGAATGGAGCGTGTGGAGCCCAGACCAAGCCATATCCCCCCGGCAACTACACACAGGGCTATAATTGCGGTGAGCCAGCTCTTGGCGCGTCGTGGAATCATCGTTAAATACCTCCCGTTGACAAGCATCTACAGCATGTATATGTTTGCATTGGGGCGATTATTAGTTAAAATATTTGTATCAACCCTTGGAGGCTATAAAACATGGACCAAAACGAGCAGAACGGCAAAAAACAGATTGCCTTGAATATCGTTAGTGCAAAGAGCAAACACAAAGGTTTCGGTGCAGGCTCCATTGATCTGAATAACCTTTCCCCGTTATTATTGATAACGGTGAAGCAAAGATTGATGTGGGCGCGATGCATGCGAAGAGCAAAGTGGAGCGCAATATCAAGTTCTCGACTAATCGTGAGGATGTGCCCAATGGACGCCAAGTATGGCTAGTATGGGTAGCTGTGGACCGTAACGAACAGGGGCAGTTCTATGGTGGAGCAACTGCGTGTGAGATGTGGATTGATACAGAAGCGCGTCGTGGATGGAAACTGCTTGCCGATCATGTGAATCGCATGGATTATGCCATGAAGCGCCGGTTCATGCTGGATGATCTTGGACCTGAGGATCGCGCGGCACTCAAGACGTTGCTGACTACGCATAACGAAGAATGGTGGAACGCTTCTCCGGATGAATTGAAAGAAGCGCTTGCCTAATTAATGAATGTTTCAAGCTGTTCAAAAAGAAGAAGCAAAAGCCCCGTGACCGAGATGATCGGTTCGGGGCTTTTGCTTTTATGCTAAATTGAATTTTACGGGTAATGACGCAATTACGTCATTACGTATTTACGTCACTTTGGTTATTCCACCCACCAGCGTTTGAAATCCTTCCACCATGAATGCTTCTCTTCCTGTATTCCCTGCTGGTTTTGCACTTCTCGAGTGTCTTTATCTTTCTCTGAACCCGAATCGTCTGAAGCGCTGCGGCAGACCTCGGTCGGTTCCGTGCCATCAATAAAAACTTCCAGCCGTTTCTCGGCGCAGCCATTGCCAGCCAGTTTGCCGGATTCGGGATCGATATATACACTGACGACGTTATCCGGTACAGTAAAAATCTTCGGTGGAACACTGGCGAGGGCCTGTTCCGTAAACTGGGCGAACATGGGTGCCGCACGACGCCCGTCGGATGTGGAAATGGCTTTGCCTTGATCGTAACCGACCCAGACAGCCGTTGAGAGCTCTGGGGTGAAGCCGACTAGCCAAGCATCCGTATTGGTCGTCCCCGTTTTGCCGGCGACAGGCCGTTTAATCGTTGCAGATACCCGATTACCCGTACCTCCATTTTCGAACACACTTTCCATCAAGCGTGTTAATACATAAGCGGCAGCGGGTTCAACGACCTTCTCGGCCTTGGTCTGAGGTGCTTCATAGATTACTCGTCCTGCGGCATCCGTCACTTGCAGAATGGCTACAGGAGGTGTCCGCTGTCCACTTGCGGCAATAGCGGAAAATGCTGAAGCCATCTCCAGTGGACTAACAGGCGAGGTGCCGAGTGCAAGGGAGGGTACCGGGCTCATGTTGCTCGTAATCCCTAGATTCTTGGCCATCTTCACCACTTGTTCAGGTCCAATCTGCATAATCGTATTTACCGCGTAGATGTTGTCCGAAGCGGCGATCGCTTGTCTCAGATCAATCTCACCTAAATACTTATCCCCGAAGTTGCCGGGTTTATAGGTTTTGCGATCATTGTCATAATGAAACAGGGTCGGCTCGCTTTTAAACATGGACGCACTGGTGAGCTGTTTCGATTCCAGGGCAGCCAGATACATAATCGGTTTAAAAGCAGATCCCGGCTGGCGTGTAGTCGCCAGTACATGGTTAATCTGATTGGTGCGGTAATTTTTGCCGCCCACCATCGCTTTGATATATCCGGTACGCGGATCGATCGATACCAGAGCCGTTTCGAGCTCACTTTTGGCGTCCATGCCCTTGGCTACGGCATCTTCCGCCGCTTTTTGTACACGCAGATCCAGCGTGGTGTATATATTCAATCCCCCATGATCCAGCATCGCTTCGCTGATTCCCAGCTCCTTGATGGCTAGATTCCGGATATAATCGCGGAAATAGGGTGCACTTTCTACGGTTTTGCGTTCACTTTCCGGCTTGAACGAGAGCATTTCTTCATAAGCCTTGTCTGCTTCCGCTTGCGTAATTTTGCCGATGTCAGCCATGGCATTCAATACAACCTTCTGCCGGTCCTTGGCGTTCTTCATATGATTATATGGAGAATAGTAGGTCGGACCCTTTGGAATCCCTGCAAGCATGGCACTTTCGGCAAGCGTCAACTGTTTGGCGGATTTGCCAAAATACATCCGTGAGGCTGCTTCGATCCCGTAGGCGCCGTGACCGTAATAAATTTCATTCAGGTACATCTGCAGGATTTCATCCTTGCTGTATTTCATCTCCAATTGTGCCGTGTACATCGCTTCCTTGGCTTTGCGGGTCCATGTCTTTTCATGGGACAAATACAAGTTGCGCGCGAGCTGTTGCGTTAGTGTACTTGCGCCCTGGGACATCTGCATATGTTCCAGGTTGACGAGTACAGCCCGTCCCATTCCTCGGATGTCGAAGCCGACATGATCATAGAACTTGCGGTCCTCTACAGCAAGTGTAGCGCTAACCAAATCAGGTGAGATATCTCCCAACTGCACGGGTACCGAGTCTTTGCCGCCTGCCGAGAAAGTGGCAATGACTTCGCCCTGGCTGTCCAGCAGCCTGGAATTGCGATCGGAGTCGGCCAGTGGCAGGCTGGTGGCGTATAGATAGACCAATGCTGCTGCTGTGGCGATTAGGCCGAGAATAGCGAGCAGAGTCAGGCTTTTGATGACTTTCCATATTCGGAACCCGCGTTTGCGGGTCTTTTGGCTTGATTGGGTCATGGAACGGGCTCCTTTCTTTTCTTTCCAGTATGGGAATTCAATGACACGGATATTCAATCCGGCCGTTTAACGGTTTAAAATATAGCTTTTTTGCAGGAAAAAACCGTTTTGCAGTATAAACGTCAATCGCGTATAATGCAAAAGGGTAATGAAAAGTAACAGTTCGGCACAACATACAATAGGCAAGGAAGGTCGAACAGTACCCATTGTCAGTGATTTGATTCTTTGATTAGTCAGACGCTATGTACGCTCTGGTCAATTTAATCTATATAAACTTTACGGAAAGAAGGTAGAGATTATGGAATTGTGGTTTACGGAGAAACAGACCCCCGCATTCGGAATCACCGCGAAGATTAAACAGACCTATGTAAGCGAAAAGACGGATTTTCAAGATCTGGCTATGGTAGAGACCGAAGAATTCGGCAATATGTTGCTGCTTGACGGCATGGTGATGACAACGGTGAAAGACGAGTTCGTTTATCACGAAATGGCGGCTCACCCTGCACTGAACACACACCCGAACCCGAAAAAGGTGCTGGTTGTCGGTGGCGGTGACGGCGGAGTTATCCGTGAAGTCATTAAGCATGCTGATGTAGAAAAAGCAGTTCTCGTCGAAATCGACGGGAAAGTGATTGAATATTCCAAAAAGTATCTGCCTGAAATCGCCGGTAAATTGGACGAGCCTAACGTTGAAGTGCTGGTGAACGATGGCTACATGCATATTATAGAGCATAAAAATGAATACGATGTAATCATCGTTGACTCCACAGAGCCTGTAGGTCCGGCTGCTCCGCTGTTTGAGCGCGGTTTCTACCAAGGTATCTATGAAGCGCTGAGAGAAGACGGGATCTTCGTTGCTCAAACGGACAACCCGTGGTTCAAAGCGGATCTGATCCAAAAGGTAAACAAAGACGTTAAAGAAATCTTCCCGATCGTACATGTGTACGGCTGTAATATCCCTACGTACCCAAGTGGTCTGTGGACTTTTACAATGGGTAGCAAAAAACATAATCCGCTTGAGGTGGACGAGACGCAGATTCCAGAGATGGATACGAAATATTACTCTCCACGTCTGCACAAAGCGGCGTTCGTTCTTCCTAAATTCGTGGAAGACCTTACGAAATAAGGAGGAATAATTAGATGAAATTGGATCAAGCTTATTCAGGAAACGTATTTATTTGCAGTTCAGAGGATTACGAGAACTCCAAAGCGGTCATTTATGGTATGCCGATGGATTACACCGTCAGCTTCCGTCCAGGGTCCCGTTTTGGTCCTTCCCATATCCGTCAGGCGTCGGTTGGACTTGAAGAGTACAGCCCTTACCTAGATAAAAGTATTGTGGATATGACTTACTTTGACGCTGGGGATCTGCTTTTGCCTTTCGGTAACGCAGGACGCAGTCTCGAAGTCATCGGAGAATACATCGGTGGCCTACTGGCGGACGACAAATTCCCGATTGGACTCGGCGGGGAACACCTCGTCACTTGGCCTGTTATTCAGCAAATGTACAAAAAATATCCGGACCTTATCCTGATCCATATTGATGCACATGCCGACCTTCGTGAAAACTATGAAGGCGAGC
This window of the Paenibacillus marchantiae genome carries:
- the speE gene encoding polyamine aminopropyltransferase → MELWFTEKQTPAFGITAKIKQTYVSEKTDFQDLAMVETEEFGNMLLLDGMVMTTVKDEFVYHEMAAHPALNTHPNPKKVLVVGGGDGGVIREVIKHADVEKAVLVEIDGKVIEYSKKYLPEIAGKLDEPNVEVLVNDGYMHIIEHKNEYDVIIVDSTEPVGPAAPLFERGFYQGIYEALREDGIFVAQTDNPWFKADLIQKVNKDVKEIFPIVHVYGCNIPTYPSGLWTFTMGSKKHNPLEVDETQIPEMDTKYYSPRLHKAAFVLPKFVEDLTK
- the speB gene encoding agmatinase; this encodes MKLDQAYSGNVFICSSEDYENSKAVIYGMPMDYTVSFRPGSRFGPSHIRQASVGLEEYSPYLDKSIVDMTYFDAGDLLLPFGNAGRSLEVIGEYIGGLLADDKFPIGLGGEHLVTWPVIQQMYKKYPDLILIHIDAHADLRENYEGEPLSHSTPVRKAAELMGGKNIYQFGIRSGSREEFQFGRENINFYPFEVAAPMKEALPKMGNRPVYVTIDIDVLDPSAAPGTGTAEAGGITSKELLEAIHMIAGSDVNVVGCDLVEVAPIYDHTEQTQIVAAKMIREMLLGFVK
- a CDS encoding transglycosylase domain-containing protein produces the protein MTQSSQKTRKRGFRIWKVIKSLTLLAILGLIATAAALVYLYATSLPLADSDRNSRLLDSQGEVIATFSAGGKDSVPVQLGDISPDLVSATLAVEDRKFYDHVGFDIRGMGRAVLVNLEHMQMSQGASTLTQQLARNLYLSHEKTWTRKAKEAMYTAQLEMKYSKDEILQMYLNEIYYGHGAYGIEAASRMYFGKSAKQLTLAESAMLAGIPKGPTYYSPYNHMKNAKDRQKVVLNAMADIGKITQAEADKAYEEMLSFKPESERKTVESAPYFRDYIRNLAIKELGISEAMLDHGGLNIYTTLDLRVQKAAEDAVAKGMDAKSELETALVSIDPRTGYIKAMVGGKNYRTNQINHVLATTRQPGSAFKPIMYLAALESKQLTSASMFKSEPTLFHYDNDRKTYKPGNFGDKYLGEIDLRQAIAASDNIYAVNTIMQIGPEQVVKMAKNLGITSNMSPVPSLALGTSPVSPLEMASAFSAIAASGQRTPPVAILQVTDAAGRVIYEAPQTKAEKVVEPAAAYVLTRLMESVFENGGTGNRVSATIKRPVAGKTGTTNTDAWLVGFTPELSTAVWVGYDQGKAISTSDGRRAAPMFAQFTEQALASVPPKIFTVPDNVVSVYIDPESGKLAGNGCAEKRLEVFIDGTEPTEVCRSASDDSGSEKDKDTREVQNQQGIQEEKHSWWKDFKRWWVE